The DNA window GCCAACGAAGGAGGCGGCGTCTGTTACTGCGCCTTCGGATTCTACGGCAAGGGCTGTAGCAAGAGTgagttgttgtttttttaacgaATAATGATAGGTAGTAGATCCGAGTGTTCAACACCAGTCATGAACACAGTAATTATTCATTCTACTCAGCGATACACAGATATGTGTTTTCATCTTAACAGAAGCACCGTGGAAGGACAAGAATATCAACTTGGAGTTGTACACCAAGAAACAGCTGTCCAAAGATTTCGCTTTGTACTGGAGGGTGCTGAAGGAGGAGGGGGAGATGGAGGTCGCTATGATAGTTAACGGAACCTCATACGCTGGTCAGTATTCATCAGGATATGACACaagcaaatacaaaaaataattgtaacatGTGATTGAAAATATGCAGGCATCGGATGGAGACCGAAGGGATTGAAGAAGGAATGCAAAAACTTCCCCGTCTTAGGACCACCTATGGAGAATCGTAAGTGTAATTCATATTCCTTACACTACTATCTAAACCGGTGTTAGATAGGAGCCCCTTaaacacctgggtcgcaagtcccaggcactgttgaagctcctttcCCTGCAACCATGGACCCGGCGCGCGCACGGTGAATtcatggaatgatgagaggtttcgtctcatatttaatttaatatctttataatatttctattgttattttttattcagaaaGCACACCGGCTCCCGAACCGCTTCCTAAACCAGAACCCAAATCCGAACCTGAGGCAGTACCAGAGCCGAAATCGGAACCAGAACCGACACCGGAACCGAAATCCGAACAGGAACCGACTCCAGAACCAAAAGCAGAACCGGAACCGACACCTGAACCAAAAGCAGAACCGGAACCAGAACCTAGTGCGGAACCTGAACCGGTCGCCGAAGATACGAATGTACCAGAAAATGACAACAGAAACAAAAGAGTCGCCATGCACACATTAGATGGTTTCGACTTCAAAAACCTAGGAAATGACGTCACTTACAAAACCAGTGTATCTTTCAAAGTGTCGACTTCAAAAGGTacggttaataataaaagttactttAAGAAGAAAGCAAATAaagatgataatattttaattatcttttaaggTCGTAAAAAGAGAGACGTGGAATCCGACAAACCAGGTAAGTGCGGACGGACCCAAACGAATcgcatatataataatcacgAGCTATGCAAAACACTATTTGCAGACTAACTCTgtaaaaacacatatatagATGTTTGCATGATTGTTTGCAGATGTGGAAACATCGATTGACCATTCCCTAAGTTCCGAACCAAAGTTACAGCCAAAGCTTAAATCTAAGACCCAAcccaaaaataaagtaaacaaGTCCCCTACAGAATCACCCGTAGATATGTATGAGTTAGAACCCTCCCCTGAACCTACATCCGAACCAGAATCTTCCCCTGAACCCTCATCTGAACCAGAACCCTCCCCTGAACCCACATCTGAACCAGAACCCTCCCCTGAACCCACATCTGAACCTGAACCAAGTCCTGAACCTAATTCCGAACCTGAACCTTTATCTGAAAAAAGTTCAGAAAAAAAAGTTGGTCGACAATCAAAATACTATTTCGATAGGGACTCAAAATCTCAACCAGAACCATCTCCTGAACCTAAATCCGAGCCCGAACCATCCCCCGAACCTAAATCTGTACCCGAACCTTCCCCCGAACCTAAATCCGAGCCCGAACCATCCCCGGAACCTAAATCTGTACCCGAACCTTCCCCCGAACCTAAATCTGAGCCCGAACCATCCCCGGAACCTAAATCTGTACCCGAACCTTCCCCCGAACCTAAATCTGAGCCCGAACCATCCCCGGAACCTAAATCTGTACCCGAACCTTCCCCCGAACCTAAATCTGAGCCCGAACCATCCCCGGAACCTAAATCTGTACCCGAACCTAAATCCGAGCCCGAACCATCCCCGGAACCAAAATCAGAACCCGAACCATCTTCTGAACCTAAATCCGAACCCGAACCATCCCCCGAACCAAAATCAGAACCCGAACCATCTCCTGAACCTAAATCCGAACCCGAACCATCTCCCGAACCCAATGCTGAAGATCCCGAGACTCTGCTAGTGAAAGGACTCCAAGAAGACACAGGTAACGCACTCGCTTAGCAAATAATTTGACGCATTGTatacatagtaataaaaaatgttggaATGCTTAAGAAAGGACGGAGAAAAGGGCACTTACATATAACAGATTTAACTCAAAGGTATTTCTCCTATACTTGTATAACACAACGCGATAAAGGACAAAGATGAATCAATAACATTATGACAACATTGGTGAACGAAGACCTCTCTGTGATAATCTTTATAAACGTCTAGAGATATCACCGTCTAAGTTCaactacaattttttaatataatatgcgaTACTGGTAAATGTAGTTATCtggcaaattaatattctgaaTCTCATCTGGTTAAGAAAGATCATGGCGAGTGTCCAAGTTTGGTCTCCGTAGGTTAGACTGTTAGTCCTAATAAAAATCGAGTCGACTTTATGGTACCTCAGCATTGTCCTCGATTCCCGCTGGTCTTTCAAAACCCACTTTAAAATTGTTGGGTGCAGCCGCAGCACTTGGGCGTCTATTCCCAAACTTGAAGGGGCCCACATTATCACGCCCGTGTCTATATCTAGATGTGTAGAAGTCTATAACCAGAGCATCGCCTGTTTCCGCGCTGCGCGTGTATCGGTATCCGCATGGTACGGACTTACAGGACTATCTCCGCGGAAGTGGAGTTCGTATTGGCTGGATCTGTGCCATGAAATCTGGAGGCGAGATCTCTCGCGTTACTATGCCGGTGGCGTGAGGAGGCGAAATGCCAACACCAAACGCGGTAGAGGCGCAAAGGAAGAAGATCCGTGGTGCTATGAGGGTGAAGTGGATGTCGAGGCTAGCTCAGCCGACAGTAGGCATCCGTACAGTTGAGTCGATCCGTCCCATTCTGCTTGAGTGGCTGAATCGCGACCATGGGACGCTTACTTTCTGACTGATCCAAGTCCTCTTTGTGCATGGATGTTTTTGGGAGGTACCTTTGGCTCGGAGGGAGCCAACTCTAGTGAACCATGGGTGTGGTTGCACTGGAGACACGGCGCAACATACCGTCGAGGAGTGTCCATCCTGGGCCTGCGAACGCACAAGCTTCGTCGCTAAAATAAGGGACATCCCTATCATTACCGGCCGTAGTTAAATCTATGGTTGAGAGTTCTAGGTCCTGGCAAGCCGTCCTCTCCTTTTGCGAAACTGTCATGGCGCAAAAGGAGGCAGCAGAACGGCTGAGAGAAGATGATCCAACATCGAGCCAACAACGCCGCAGGAGATACGGACGTAGGCGGCTCACTCACGAACGCCGCCTTCCTTCTTAAAGAGGACTCGGGGCGGCAGACATGGGGTGTCTGCCATCCCGCTTTGACGAGATCCTCGGTTCGGATGGTGTAAAGCCCTGCGCTGGCACGCATATGGAAGCTTCTATTGTTAGAAATCATCTTGCGTTGGATTTGTGATCGGATAGCCCATAATGGGAGGCCGCGGGCTGAGCGAAACGTTACTGCAGCCTTCCGTACATGTGTGACGAACACTTCGCTGGTTCTTTAGTGGGTAGACTTGGCGCTGTATACCCAGGAGTTCCACATAATATCACAGTTGCCCGAGTGGTATGCGAAAGCATTTTTCCAgcgtcacaaaaaaaaaacaaaaacaaaaaaaattaagacgaTTAGGACTCACTAGTTAAAAGTACTAGTCTTTGGAGTTTATGAAATATGAGTATTCTCTCTTCCTTATCAAAGATATTCCGGCCGGGTTGGGTTGTTTGGCCGATGAAGATGTAAAATTTGATAACTTCGAAAAGCGCTATTAATCACTGGCCTGGGAACACATCAGTATTATAACTTCAGTCTCATCAGGATTCACCATAAGATCCATACATCTTAAAATATCTCATGTTTTCCAACAtaacttacaaatattataaagcttGCACCAAGATGACAATGTCATTAGCAAATCACAAGTGTGTAAGAAATATTCCTTTGATGATTCCACCTACGTTCCAATCGCGTTTTAAGAATACATACATTAGTTACCAGTTCCGCAGATATATGAGTTCTCtcttttttgataaacaatTAATGTTTGGGAACTAAGGAAGAAATAAACGCCGTCTTCAATAATCTGTTCCACGTAACTCACACGAACAAAGACACTTACGAATAATGATCACTGAACGAGAGGTAAGACTATGGTAGAGATGACGACGGGTCTTCAGATGGCTGGTTCCACAACATCGAAAtatcgaaaaataaatatcgaaaaCATCATAATTCGCAGAAAGGAAAACGTCATTATCCAGTCCCTCAGCTCCCAGGGTCACCTCACAGAACTCAGAACATTATAAGACACTGTCACCTCTAAACTAGAGATATTCATTATAGTCTTAAAGTTTAAGACCTTCCAATAGCCCTTTTGGCTTATGTTTACAAGTTGTTCTCGACAGCTATCATCGCCTCGATCACAAGTTCTCTCTTTAATCTATTGAACAACCTACGTTTTGAAAATTGTCTACAACCATAACCACATCCAAACGACTAAGAAATATAACCAGCCCTTAGCTCTCTGGCAGTGGACTATAAAAACCTTCGACAACATCAGAATCTTACCTTCAGAGGTATTTGTAGATCTGTATTGTCGTCTTAGGGCCCCTTAactgtaatttttaagttatattttgatatattctaTACCTCGATAGTCCTCCTCCGACAGTCCGTGCATCGTTTCAACATATAGTATCTGTGattttattactatgtatattacttgtatgtaaattaacaaaattacacaATACCTTTTTCGTGCAcgttgttaataatattaaaacgaataacatttttaatacttttttttctgattgttaataattttattgagataaaattttatttaatattaaaagtacaaAGTTGTCTAGAATTAGttcataactattattttatatttgttaaatattcttCTTTATGCTTCTTTATAAATCTGCTTCTTCTGCCTTCTTGCTGTCGCTTGCTTGAAATCTCTTCTCTTCTCCCCTCCTCCCTCTCCTCCCACAACTATATCTCTACTCTTCTGACTTTGACTATTctgttatttctattaattttctgtAACTGACTCACTCACATGACAAtgtgtttaatattacatgatgttaacttttaaattaattttatatgttgaattttaaggatttttagGTTAGTTAAGTAATGGGTCTTTTATTGATAGTTAATGTATTTTCTAGTCTATAATGGAATAATCAAtcctttcaatatatattgaacatacgaatgtatatttgtatgtttataattgaatattatctcAGCATTATGAATTTTCATTCATGAAGAATTTTCCTAAACCATTGAAGAgcattaataagtaaaaaaatatatattcttcataAATTAAACTCAACAATTTAAggtccaaaaaaaataataatatttataatagttattaatgtttattttaaaatgtaataattcttttcaatattttatttacacacgTCTTCATCTACAATCGTTATGTCAACAATCTGCTGACACAGGCTAATCAAACTCTCCCACCTAACTGTAGGTTACTTCCCCTCACACGAGTTCGCCCCCAAATTCGATTTCAACCCCATGGACTGTACCGACATAGTCATAGGATCAGCTAAAGGGAATTACCACCGGGTCATGGATTACTATACGAGAGACAGGTATTGTATACAACATTATCACTTCTCACATACTTAAATAGCTTTGAAATTCATATAcggacatacatacatatatatgtatgttaagaGTATCATCTATTacctgttatttatttatttatattaaataatgtatataaaaaaaacactaaaagATCTATCTCATgcagtatatatttaaaaatatttattctcaaCATCTTCATCATtttgtaaatgaattaatatactGTGAACAGATAGTGGTTTAATAACTTATACTGTATGAACCTTAAATCCTATTCACTTAGGTCGACCCCACGCGTGGATAAATTTTGGGGGGGGAAAGATGACGTCACCAGCGCCTCAGGGTACGAAGAAAATGGCGTCACAACGATACTGTTCAGAAAGAAGATTAAGGTGCtattacattacatataaatatatcattttatataaaatttcatgcaTATCTCGcgttctaataaaatatatgtttttttgctGACTTCGAATCATTCAAAACACTAACAGCATACACATATAGTTTAATATGACGTCTCTCACGTCaatcacatttaaaatagttaacagtgaaatatttttaagacataCATATCCCAAAACCAGACGCGCTACACTTGCTATACTTATTTCCTTAAAACCAATATATTCCGTCGCCAGGCGACTGAGCCGAGCGATCACTCTATAGTGGACGACCTGATGCATGTCATTTGGGCTCGCGGCCAGGAGTATGGCCCCCTGCAAGGAAAAGGCCAGGACAACGTCACCAGAAACTTCTACGGCCCCGACGACCTCAAGTACCACGGACACGGAGCACAGAGGGGGGTCGCTACTATTAACTTCTTCGGTAAGAAACTATGACAAGTGGCAATGAATTCTTATTTTCAGCTACTTCCCCGACCTCGGTTGCTGCTCAGTAAGCGGAACGTCGGGGGTAtggagataaaataatatcatcgCGCGTCGTACATCACaaaatatcagtttcatttaaatgaagtcTCGCGTCTTAGATGTCGTTAAAACAAGTGCGCTTCAGACCATAAGCCTGAAGCAAATCTTCTATGTCCCAAACTAACTGGTACTGAGCGAAAGAGATGGACAACGTATGCTGGCGTCTCTATCTTGCCTCTACAGTTGTAAACTAGACTTAATGTTGTCTATCatctgtaaattatttcttcctCTCAACTAACGCTGGATCATACTTTCGCAACACTCTCATCACTTAACCATCAGCGTATTTGGAAATCATTTTTGCATAAAGAAATTATGCGTCAAAGGTCATTCTGTAAGatctattttatacaataattctaGAAATTTGGCAGATTTATTTGACACAGTCTGTCATATCATCATCAGGAATTATGTCATACAGTGCGTCTATTCCAGATGAACAAAAGTCGAGTCAAACAAGCGGCGTGCTGTCCCTCGAGGACGATAAGTGTGGTGGTCAATGGAGGTATCCCAGTAACTGCAACAATACTGTGAACAACACGTGCTCCTACACGGCGAGGTGGGAGTACCTGGGAGAGAAGAGAGGCAAGGACAGTGTGCGCTTCACCATCACCACCAGGCAGAGCAAGCTGTGGACGGGCATAGGGTTCAGCAACGACAAGAAAATGGTAGAGAATCAACCCTAACGAAATACGATACTCATTTGATAAGGCACTTATTGAACTTCCATTGGTTCAGTCTCAATCTGATGCGGTCGTCGGCTGGGTGGACTCGCGCTCCAACCGACCGGTGATGAGAGACGTCTGGCTCAGCGGGTACAAAGCACCCGCCGCAGACAACAGGCAGGACGTAACACAGGTGAGAGAGAGAGTCGGGGAGAGAAGGGGGAGTATGACGTCACAAGACAACTAGCATGGATGATACAGAGGGTGAATGAAAAGAGAGAGCGAGAGTGAGAGAGagcaatatataatgaaaatgataaTGTAGATGTAACGAGAGAACTGAGACTAATAATGATAACTTAACAAATGTATCTGTTCCGCTCTGTTTCCACATATTTTCTCTTCCAATTTCCTATTTTTGTGGCAAAACTAAACTCATtgtttaaatgtgtttttatatttacatactttGAACACCAGATCAGCGGCTCGCTGGTAGACGGCGTCACCACACTCAGCTTTGTTAGGAAGAGAGACACCGGCGACGGCAAGGTGGGTCGGCTGCTCAGACCACTGATACATACACAACTACTTAAGAAGCAACGCctttataaatgtcatttcTAATATTCTTCCATATCACAAAAGTCCGCTCTTGTTATCATAATATCTCCTATCTTCAAATACTAAAAAGTGAgcataaattaaagtaaataattttttgtgaggtatttttttaacattcaacTGGACATTTCGTTACCATTTCAGTGAATTCgatagataaaaaaacataattgtatCTCCTCATCAGTCCGTGCTATCAACCGATGATTCACGTTACGTCTAATATTGTATGATTATGTCGTAGGACCTTCCGTTCACTAACACCAAATGCCTGTACATGATGTTCGTCGTGGCGGGGGGTAACTTCGACCCCACCAACAAGAGGATGAGCAAGCACACGGACACCCCGCTGGTCACGGAAGAGAGAGTCTGCATTAAACCCTGCGGCCCAGGTGATGACGGACATCAACAAGCAatgttgtatatacatatttagacGATATTGTTATGATACCTTACGACATCAGTCTTCGATACTAATGTAATTCTTAATAGGGTATTAGCTTCGGTTCACAGAttcgtttattaattaaatatcatatcatCTCATGTCTGCTCATGTATGTACGTgggtgtttataaaaatatcaatatccACAGCTTTATTCAGCCGCAAATGATTGTgttgaaaattgtttattacgatttaaattctaaaataaaccctaacattgctttaatgttacaaaataaaatagtaattcaaTGTAATCGTGTCGTCACATCCGTCTCCAGAACCGGAGGAGGATCCGTTCACGACCCTCCCTCCCCCTCCCCCGGGGTCCCGCTCGTACTCCCTCCTCATGAAGATCACGGGGCTCGGAGACAGCTATAGGACGCCCGCGGTAGGGACGGCGGAGTACGACGACCTCAAGACCAAGATAACGAATGGCTTCGACACTACTATGAGCGGGGTCAAGGGTTACCAAGGGATCGCCATCAACGGGTTTATGCAGTGAGTACATCTATATGATACATTTTGCTggctcaaaaaaaaatctaatcagAGCTaaaccttataaatattattctgttatGTGTAACTCAATATACATCAATAAAgtctctatatataaaaacatgagCAAGTTACGAAATTAATCTAAcactaaaattttgataaaattccaGAAACGAGACAAAATCTATCATCGCCGATATAACTTTCAACACGATAGAGATAGAAGATAAGACCGCCTCGCTCACACCTGAAGGAAACGACACGGACATAGAGAGAGATGAGGAGAGAGACGAGGAGATAGACAGAGATATAGATAGAGAGAAGTGGTATAGGGCTATAAAGGACACGCTGGCTGAAGGAAAAGTCGGCAACCTGATTGTAGACCCGGAGTTCCTGGTGTTCCAACAAGTTATCAGTGAGTATATTCAGCATATCTACACACCACTAGCGGCTGTCCGCGACCGCGCCCGCTCTGTGTCGGGCGTTGTGTTTCCAGAGGAattcataatgtttttaatacaatacagatgttttttatatgtataacacGTTCGTATATTATTCCAGCGTCGCCCTCCTCCCCCGCTCCCCCCTCCGCCTCCTCGCCTCCCCCCCGCCTATGGCTGGTCGCGGGCTGTGTGTGTCTGTTGGCGGCGCTGGCGGCGTTACAAGCGGCCTGCACACTCGCCACTACTAGGAGGAAGGTATGTCATGAAGAatacaacaattaaaatatggtTAGTCATAGTTCGCtttggatggatggatggtcAAACAGTAGG is part of the Danaus plexippus chromosome 22 unlocalized genomic scaffold, MEX_DaPlex mxdp_33, whole genome shotgun sequence genome and encodes:
- the LOC116773511 gene encoding uncharacterized protein LOC116773511 isoform X3 produces the protein MASVVTLAVLVCVSCVLVCVYGHVALTFPPARKYDLDFLDNSRTKPPCGMPKGSIRTSFLAGSTFTVHWHLAYAHRGGFSLRILDYLERPLLDLTPRAGGSEFVRDDVTAQKYEVHLPSDFTCDNCTLQLQREAGEWGQNYRFWSCADIDIVTRKTYHETCSSRGFHILSRCKCNRLYSGDRCQYSNECLEDGDCGLRGRCVRPAGHSAAPGPGAPGAGPRSGPLASKDANEGGGVCYCAFGFYGKGCSKKAPWKDKNINLELYTKKQLSKDFALYWRVLKEEGEMEVAMIVNGTSYAGIGWRPKGLKKECKNFPVLGPPMENQSTPAPEPLPKPEPKSEPEAVPEPKSEPEPTPEPKSEQEPTPEPKAEPEPTPEPKAEPEPEPSAEPEPVAEDTNVPENDNRNKRVAMHTLDGFDFKNLGNDVTYKTSVSFKVSTSKGRKKRDVESDKPGYFPSHEFAPKFDFNPMDCTDIVIGSAKGNYHRVMDYYTRDRSTPRVDKFWGGKDDVTSASGYEENGVTTILFRKKIKATEPSDHSIVDDLMHVIWARGQEYGPLQGKGQDNVTRNFYGPDDLKYHGHGAQRGVATINFFDEQKSSQTSGVLSLEDDKCGGQWRYPSNCNNTVNNTCSYTARWEYLGEKRGKDSVRFTITTRQSKLWTGIGFSNDKKMSQSDAVVGWVDSRSNRPVMRDVWLSGYKAPAADNRQDVTQISGSLVDGVTTLSFVRKRDTGDGKDLPFTNTKCLYMMFVVAGGNFDPTNKRMSKHTDTPLVTEERVCIKPCGPEPEEDPFTTLPPPPPGSRSYSLLMKITGLGDSYRTPAVGTAEYDDLKTKITNGFDTTMSGVKGYQGIAINGFMQNETKSIIADITFNTIEIEDKTASLTPEGNDTDIERDEERDEEIDRDIDREKWYRAIKDTLAEGKVGNLIVDPEFLVFQQVITSPSSPAPPSASSPPPRLWLVAGCVCLLAALAALQAACTLATTRRKDRLMPTQAWKEYASANTNYAFEPFENDDKYNTTSRPPTRPTSPPPPRPTATPKPHKVTPNGHVNGHNTTPRNGQHKPYNSNHNGQNGHNGHNVHNGHNGNNHSGHDVIDGYNRSGRKYSPGRRTPSQYYPETRSLQRPRNQYGRTSAGSTLSLPRGSEGPSDFYFMPSQRKHEDF
- the LOC116773511 gene encoding uncharacterized protein LOC116773511 isoform X1, producing MASVVTLAVLVCVSCVLVCVYGHVALTFPPARKYDLDFLDNSRTKPPCGMPKGSIRTSFLAGSTFTVHWHLAYAHRGGFSLRILDYLERPLLDLTPRAGGSEFVRDDVTAQKYEVHLPSDFTCDNCTLQLQREAGEWGQNYRFWSCADIDIVTRKTYHETCSSRGFHILSRCKCNRLYSGDRCQYSNECLEDGDCGLRGRCVRPAGHSAAPGPGAPGAGPRSGPLASKDANEGGGVCYCAFGFYGKGCSKKAPWKDKNINLELYTKKQLSKDFALYWRVLKEEGEMEVAMIVNGTSYAGIGWRPKGLKKECKNFPVLGPPMENQSTPAPEPLPKPEPKSEPEAVPEPKSEPEPTPEPKSEQEPTPEPKAEPEPTPEPKAEPEPEPSAEPEPVAEDTNVPENDNRNKRVAMHTLDGFDFKNLGNDVTYKTSVSFKVSTSKGRKKRDVESDKPDVETSIDHSLSSEPKLQPKLKSKTQPKNKVNKSPTESPVDMYELEPSPEPTSEPESSPEPSSEPEPSPEPTSEPEPSPEPTSEPEPSPEPNSEPEPLSEKSSEKKVGRQSKYYFDRDSKSQPEPSPEPKSEPEPSPEPKSVPEPSPEPKSEPEPSPEPKSVPEPSPEPKSEPEPSPEPKSVPEPSPEPKSEPEPSPEPKSVPEPSPEPKSEPEPSPEPKSVPEPKSEPEPSPEPKSEPEPSSEPKSEPEPSPEPKSEPEPSPEPKSEPEPSPEPNAEDPETLLVKGLQEDTGYFPSHEFAPKFDFNPMDCTDIVIGSAKGNYHRVMDYYTRDRSTPRVDKFWGGKDDVTSASGYEENGVTTILFRKKIKATEPSDHSIVDDLMHVIWARGQEYGPLQGKGQDNVTRNFYGPDDLKYHGHGAQRGVATINFFDEQKSSQTSGVLSLEDDKCGGQWRYPSNCNNTVNNTCSYTARWEYLGEKRGKDSVRFTITTRQSKLWTGIGFSNDKKMSQSDAVVGWVDSRSNRPVMRDVWLSGYKAPAADNRQDVTQISGSLVDGVTTLSFVRKRDTGDGKDLPFTNTKCLYMMFVVAGGNFDPTNKRMSKHTDTPLVTEERVCIKPCGPEPEEDPFTTLPPPPPGSRSYSLLMKITGLGDSYRTPAVGTAEYDDLKTKITNGFDTTMSGVKGYQGIAINGFMQNETKSIIADITFNTIEIEDKTASLTPEGNDTDIERDEERDEEIDRDIDREKWYRAIKDTLAEGKVGNLIVDPEFLVFQQVITSPSSPAPPSASSPPPRLWLVAGCVCLLAALAALQAACTLATTRRKDRLMPTQAWKEYASANTNYAFEPFENDDKYNTTSRPPTRPTSPPPPRPTATPKPHKVTPNGHVNGHNTTPRNGQHKPYNSNHNGQNGHNGHNVHNGHNGNNHSGHDVIDGYNRSGRKYSPGRRTPSQYYPETRSLQRPRNQYGRTSAGSTLSLPRGSEGPSDFYFMPSQRKHEDF
- the LOC116773511 gene encoding uncharacterized protein LOC116773511 isoform X2; its protein translation is MASVVTLAVLVCVSCVLVCVYGHVALTFPPARKYDLDFLDNSRTKPPCGMPKGSIRTSFLAGSTFTVHWHLAYAHRGGFSLRILDYLERPLLDLTPRAGGSEFVRDDVTAQKYEVHLPSDFTCDNCTLQLQREAGEWGQNYRFWSCADIDIVTRKTYHETCSSRGFHILSRCKCNRLYSGDRCQYSNECLEDGDCGLRGRCVRPAGHSAAPGPGAPGAGPRSGPLASKDANEGGGVCYCAFGFYGKGCSKKAPWKDKNINLELYTKKQLSKDFALYWRVLKEEGEMEVAMIVNGTSYAGIGWRPKGLKKECKNFPVLGPPMENQSTPAPEPLPKPEPKSEPEAVPEPKSEPEPTPEPKSEQEPTPEPKAEPEPTPEPKAEPEPEPSAEPEPVAEDTNVPENDNRNKRVAMHTLDGFDFKNLGNDVTYKTSVSFKVSTSKGRKKRDVESDKPDVETSIDHSLSSEPKLQPKLKSKTQPKNKVNKSPTESPVDMYELEPSPEPTSEPESSPEPSSEPEPSPEPTSEPEPSPEPTSEPEPSPEPNSEPEPLSEKSSEKKVGRQSKYYFDRDSKSQPEPSPEPKSEPEPSPEPKSVPEPSPEPKSEPEPSPEPKSVPEPSPEPKSEPEPSPEPKSVPEPSPEPKSEPEPSPEPKSVPEPSPEPKSEPEPSPEPKSEPEPSSEPKSEPEPSPEPKSEPEPSPEPKSEPEPSPEPNAEDPETLLVKGLQEDTGYFPSHEFAPKFDFNPMDCTDIVIGSAKGNYHRVMDYYTRDRSTPRVDKFWGGKDDVTSASGYEENGVTTILFRKKIKATEPSDHSIVDDLMHVIWARGQEYGPLQGKGQDNVTRNFYGPDDLKYHGHGAQRGVATINFFDEQKSSQTSGVLSLEDDKCGGQWRYPSNCNNTVNNTCSYTARWEYLGEKRGKDSVRFTITTRQSKLWTGIGFSNDKKMSQSDAVVGWVDSRSNRPVMRDVWLSGYKAPAADNRQDVTQISGSLVDGVTTLSFVRKRDTGDGKDLPFTNTKCLYMMFVVAGGNFDPTNKRMSKHTDTPLVTEERVCIKPCGPEPEEDPFTTLPPPPPGSRSYSLLMKITGLGDSYRTPAVGTAEYDDLKTKITNGFDTTMSGVKGYQGIAINGFMQNETKSIIADITFNTIEIEDKTASLTPEGNDTDIERDEERDEEIDRDIDREKWYRAIKDTLAEGKVGNLIVDPEFLVFQQVITSPSSPAPPSASSPPPRLWLVAGCVCLLAALAALQAACTLATTRRKDRLMPTQAWKEYASANTNYAFEPFENDDKYNTTSRPPTRPTSPPPPRPTATPKPHKVTPNGHVNGHNTTPRNGQHKPYNSNHNGQNGHNGHNVHNGHNGNNHSGHDVIDGYNRSGRKYSPGRRTPSQYYPETRSLQRPRNQYGRTSAGSTLSLPRGSEGPSDFYFMPSQRKHEDF